The following is a genomic window from Hymenobacter monticola.
GCCGCCCACGACATTTCGGTGAATCACTACAACGACATTTCGGACTTGCCCCCCCACACGCTGCTCGAAATGCAGCGCTTCTTTGAGGACTATAAGGCCCTAGAACACAACAAGCACGTGGTGGTGGAGCGCTTCATGGGCAAGGAAGACGCCTACCGCATCATCAACGACAGCATCAAGCTCTACGAAGAGACGTTTGGCAACCGCGAAGCTAAATAGCTACGGTTGACCTTCTTTTTTGTAAGTCGTCCGTAAAGGCGAAGCATGGCCATAACCCGTCCTGCTTCGCCTTTTTGGCGTTTTTTATACGAGAATAGTCTCATTATCGTCATTTTGCTGCTCACGCTGGGCACGCTGAGCGGCCAGTTCGTGACGGGCTGGCATGATTACAACGACGAGCTCAAGGACATGGGCTTGGCCCAGCTCTCGGCCGGGCAGTATTTCCATTCCGGCCATTTCCTCGAAGCTACGTTCGAAAACTGGGAAAGCGAGTTCCTGCAAATGGGGCTCTATGTGGTGCTTACCATATGGCTGCGCCAGCGGGGCTCATCGGAGTCGAAAAAGCTGTACGAGGAAGAGGAAGTCGATGCCGAGCCCGACCAGTCCAAGAAGGACGCGCCTTGGCCCGTGCGACAAGGCGGCCTCGTTCTTACGCTCTATAAAAATTCGCTGAGCATCGCGTTTTTCCTGCTGTTTGCCATGTCGTTCTACCTGCACGCCCGCGGCGGGGCCGAAGTCTACAGCATCGAGCAGGTGCACGACGGCAAGCCGGCCGTGGGCGTGGCAGAGTATATGGGCACTTCGCGCTTCTGGTTCGAGTCGCTGCAGAACTGGCAGAGCGAGTTTCTCAGCATCCTGAGCATCGTGGCGCTCAGCATCTTCTTGCGCCAGCACGGCTCGCCCCAGAGCAAGCCCGTTGACGCTTCCTATAGCGAAACCGGCGGGTAGCCGCGTTTGAGCATGCTCACCGCTTGGCGGGCTCCCCGGGTTTCGGCCCGCTCGTGGGCAGTAGGACCTGATAGGTGTTCCAGAACTCCTCCCGGTAGGGCACGTTCGCGTTGGCTTCCATCAGCGAGGTTTGCAGCACGACCGGCTTGGCCAGCTCCACGCTGTTGGTGAGGAGTTCCTTCACGTCCTGCCGACGGTGCTGCGTGCTGTCGCGCAGCACAAAGCGCGCGGTGGTTTCGCGCCGGGCGTACTGCCGGAAATAAGTGCCTTTCGCTTCTTCGTACTGGTACACGTCGTGGTGCTGCCAGAACCTGGTGGCCGGCTGCGCAAACCCGTAGCGGCCGTACTCCCGGGGCTTCGTGAGCTCGGTGGGGCTGCGCGTGGTGAAGGCTTCGTACTTGACGACGGCAAAATTTTCGGTGTCCACAAACACGCTACCCGTGTACGCCTCGGGGGCCGGGTAGCCGTAGGGCGTCGTAAATGCGCTGGGCCGGTTGCACACGAATCCTACTTCATACACCGTTCGGCCGTTGTATTGGGTTTCGCCTTTCAGCGTGAAGGTGTACTTGTCGGCGGTGGCGGCCTCCAGCGGGTTGCGGGTGGTAAGCACCGGGTCGTCGCTCCACAGCAGCCAGAAATCGGGCGACTCCTGGTATTCCGGCAGGCGGGCATCGCCGGTTTTGCGCTGCTGCCGCACTTGCAGAAAGCGTTGCTTGCGGGCGTGCTCCCAGCTGCCCCGGCGGTAGCCCTCCTGGTCGTAGCCATCGAGGGCGGCTTCCCGCTGCACGCGCAGCGAGTCGTCGCGCCAGTGTTGGGCCCGCGAATACAGCTGCATGCTGTGCGCCTGCTGCGGGTAATTGGTGGTGATGTGTTCGCGGGCTTTGGCCAGAATGGCCGTTGCGCTCAGCGGGGCCCGCACCACCACCTCGCCCAACAGCTGCCCCTGCGGCACCAGCTGCAGGCGCAGGGGGGCGCCCGCGGGGTGCCGGGCCAGGCTCAGGCGCACCGAGGCATAGCCCAGGCAAGATACCTGCACGGTATCGCGGGTGTGCGCGGCGGGCACAAACAGCGCAAAGTCGCCCTCCAGGTTGGTGACCGTGCCCACCGCCGTGCCCCGAATGCCCACGCTGGCAAACGAAACGGCCGCTCCGCTCTTGGAGTCGCGCACCTGGCCCAGCAGCCGTAGCCCCGCCACCGGCGCGGCCGGTGCGCTAGTCACCGCCAGCAGCGTGGTGGGATGCATGGTGCGCGTAAAAAACAGCCCGTCGAACACCGCTTCCCAGGGGCCGCGCAAGGGCAGGTAGCCCAGGGGCGAGGCGTAGTAGCTGTCCAGCGGGCCGTTCTGCAGGTTCACGAAGCCCCGGGCGCACCCGCGCTGGCCGAACGCGGCCTCGATGCTGCCGGGCGGCGGCACGGGCACCGGGTGCAGGCTGGTGGTGTCGCCCGCCCGGCCGTAGGTACCGTCGTAGGCCACAAAGCCCACCGCGTAGGCTTGCGCGCCCAGGGCCTGCTTCACCAGCCGGCCCATGGGCACGGCCCCGGCCAGCATTTGGCGCGCCGACATGGCCTCGTCGTCGGCCGCGTGTTGCTGCCGCCGTAGTTGTTGCACGTAAGCCGCCGTCACGGCATCGTCGGTTTCCAGCCGTTCGATGCGGTTGGCAACGTGGTAGGAGGCGGCCCACACGATGATTTTGGCGTGCTCGGGCTGCCGGGCCAGGAAGAGCAGGTTGTCGGCCATCAGCGCGTCGCGGGAGTTTTGGACCACTTCCTTGCGGCCGCGGGCTTCGCTTTTGGCATCCTGTGCGTAGCGGGCCGTGGTGTGCAGCCACTGCTGCCAGAAGGCGGCCCGGTGGGCCTGCGCGGGCTGCTGCGCCGCGATGTAGCCGAGCGACTGCCGTACCCGCCGAAACCAGCGGTCCAGCCGCACGGTGTCGGCCGGGTGCTGCAGCTGCTGTTTGAAGTCGCCACCAGCCAGCTCGGCCAGCAGCTCCTGGGCGGGGTAAAAATCCGCCTCCGTCCACTTCGTGCGCCGGTCCTGGGCCACGAAGCCGCGCAACTCCGGCAGCAGCTGCTCGGCCGAATACTCGCCGCTGAGCTGGCAGTCGAACCCGGCCAGGCGCAGCTTGGGGTGCGTGCTCAGGTAGGCCGCCAGCGCCTGAAACTCCGCCGTGCCCGACCAGATGCCTTCGTACACCGACTTCTGCAGCACGGGCAGCACCGGTTGGCCCGCCGCTATTTCGCGGCGCGCCTTGTCCAGCGCGTACATGTCGCTCTCAAAAGCCAGGGTGTTGAAGCCCAGCGAGTCGTGCAGGTAGCGAATCAGGTCGATTTTGGCCTCAAACGTTGCCCCATCGAAATGCGACTGCTCGCCCAGCATGACCACGCGGACCGCCCCCAGCGCCTTGCGAACCGGCGCGTAGTGGTCGGGTGCTTCGGGCGTCAGGCACTGCAAGGGCAGCGTGGGCATCGGCGGTCCCGCCGGCCGTGCCTGGCCAACCGCGGCCAGGTG
Proteins encoded in this region:
- a CDS encoding DUF6766 family protein, whose product is MAITRPASPFWRFLYENSLIIVILLLTLGTLSGQFVTGWHDYNDELKDMGLAQLSAGQYFHSGHFLEATFENWESEFLQMGLYVVLTIWLRQRGSSESKKLYEEEEVDAEPDQSKKDAPWPVRQGGLVLTLYKNSLSIAFFLLFAMSFYLHARGGAEVYSIEQVHDGKPAVGVAEYMGTSRFWFESLQNWQSEFLSILSIVALSIFLRQHGSPQSKPVDASYSETGG
- a CDS encoding erythromycin esterase family protein → MRKTRYFPLLHFLLVGLLSVIGHLAAVGQARPAGPPMPTLPLQCLTPEAPDHYAPVRKALGAVRVVMLGEQSHFDGATFEAKIDLIRYLHDSLGFNTLAFESDMYALDKARREIAAGQPVLPVLQKSVYEGIWSGTAEFQALAAYLSTHPKLRLAGFDCQLSGEYSAEQLLPELRGFVAQDRRTKWTEADFYPAQELLAELAGGDFKQQLQHPADTVRLDRWFRRVRQSLGYIAAQQPAQAHRAAFWQQWLHTTARYAQDAKSEARGRKEVVQNSRDALMADNLLFLARQPEHAKIIVWAASYHVANRIERLETDDAVTAAYVQQLRRQQHAADDEAMSARQMLAGAVPMGRLVKQALGAQAYAVGFVAYDGTYGRAGDTTSLHPVPVPPPGSIEAAFGQRGCARGFVNLQNGPLDSYYASPLGYLPLRGPWEAVFDGLFFTRTMHPTTLLAVTSAPAAPVAGLRLLGQVRDSKSGAAVSFASVGIRGTAVGTVTNLEGDFALFVPAAHTRDTVQVSCLGYASVRLSLARHPAGAPLRLQLVPQGQLLGEVVVRAPLSATAILAKAREHITTNYPQQAHSMQLYSRAQHWRDDSLRVQREAALDGYDQEGYRRGSWEHARKQRFLQVRQQRKTGDARLPEYQESPDFWLLWSDDPVLTTRNPLEAATADKYTFTLKGETQYNGRTVYEVGFVCNRPSAFTTPYGYPAPEAYTGSVFVDTENFAVVKYEAFTTRSPTELTKPREYGRYGFAQPATRFWQHHDVYQYEEAKGTYFRQYARRETTARFVLRDSTQHRRQDVKELLTNSVELAKPVVLQTSLMEANANVPYREEFWNTYQVLLPTSGPKPGEPAKR